The DNA window GGTGCGGGCCCACGCGAAGATCATGCAGGCCATCACCGACGGGCTGGTGCCGCTGCGCGCGGGCGAGCTGGACCGCCCACGCTTCCACGACCCGACCAGGCCGACCGACACGGTGAGCCCCTGGAAGCGCCACTGACGGGCGCCGTCCGGATCATGGGACGGCGGGAACGGGCCGCCTACAGTCGGGGCGGTGAGCACTCGCATCCTCGTCGTCTACTACAGCGCCACCGGGAACACCGCGGCACTGGCCGAAGCGCTGGCCGACGGCGCGCGTGACGGTGGCGCGGAGGTCCGGGTCCGCACGGTCGCCGAGACCGCGCCGCCGGAGGCCGTGGCGAGCAACCCGCGCTGGCGGGCGTGGGTCGACGCCGGGCCGCACGCCGAGCTGGCGACGCTCGGCGATCTCGAGTGGGCCGACGGGCTCGCGGTGGGCAGCCCGACGCGGTTCGGCGGGCCAGCGAGCCAGCTGAAGGCCTACCTCGACACCACCGGCGGCCTCTGGGCGAAGGGCAAGCTGGTGAACAAGGTCGCGACCTCGTTCACCACCTCGTCGACGGCCCACGGCGGGCTCGAATCGACGGTGCTGGCGATCAACAACGCCTTCTACCACTGGGGCGCGATCGTGCTCCCGCTCGGCTACACCGACCCGCACCTGCTCGAATCCGGCAACCCGTACGGCGGTTCGTTCGTGTCGAGGTCGTCGGCGGCGCCGGACGAAACCGCGCTGAGCGCACTCCGCCTTCAAGGTAACCGCCTAGCTCTGATCAGCGGTTATGTCGCACGGGGCGTGGCCGACCGCTGAATTCGGTCGCCACCTGCGAAAACGGTGGCTACTCTCGCGCACGTGAGCATTCCCGTCGCACCATTGCCCCGCGTCCGATCACAGCAGCGCGGCACCGTCCTGATCCTGGTCGCGTCGTTCTTCTTCGGCAGCTCCGGGGTGATCGGGAAACCGGCGATGCTGGCCGGGCTGTCCCCGGAGCAGGTCGCCGCCGCGCGGATCGGGCTGGCCGCCGTCA is part of the Amycolatopsis sp. CA-230715 genome and encodes:
- the wrbA gene encoding NAD(P)H:quinone oxidoreductase, which encodes MSTRILVVYYSATGNTAALAEALADGARDGGAEVRVRTVAETAPPEAVASNPRWRAWVDAGPHAELATLGDLEWADGLAVGSPTRFGGPASQLKAYLDTTGGLWAKGKLVNKVATSFTTSSTAHGGLESTVLAINNAFYHWGAIVLPLGYTDPHLLESGNPYGGSFVSRSSAAPDETALSALRLQGNRLALISGYVARGVADR